DNA from Borreliella garinii:
CAATATTCATTCTATCAATAAAATCTTTCTTAGAGCCCATATAATTATAAATCATCTCTTGGAATCCCATACCCACCATTAAATTTCTAACATTCCTTGAAAACTTTTCCAAAGCCCCAAGCCTTCCTATTGTAAAGGCCTTGGGAAGCTCTGGATAAAAACTTGCAAGACCTTCCCCTATCATTACATCTTCAATTACATCAACTTCATGAAGAAAGTCATTTCTATAAAAGGGTGGAATAATATAATTTTTAAAATCTCTAGAATAAGAACTTACTCCCATTTTTTTTAAATTAAGGCAAATACGCTCTAATGTTAAATTAGTTCCAAGCAGTCTATTAACATTTTTCACATCAAACTCTACTTCTTCTTGAAAATAATAAGGGCATACTAATTCTTCAAAATCTAAACCAAAAGGCTCTCTAAACACAGTTTTTACGGGCAAAATTTCAAAACCCATATCATAAAAATCACAAGCTACTATAGATAAAGCTAGCAAAGTTGCTTCAAAATCGATGCCTGTAACCTCAACAAATAAATCAGTATCACCAACCTTTAAAGATCCAATATTGTTAGAATTAATTATTGGGGGGTACGAAACTACTTTATTATTATTATCTAATAATAAAGGATACTTATCAAAATTTTTGACAATATAGGAATATTCCAACCCTTTGGGATGCTTTTCATTTATTTCTAAAAGAGAAAGCTCACAATCCATTCCCAAAGGAACAAACTTATGATTAGGAGACGAAGCAACATAACTGATTGGAAATTTAATAAAATTAGAATTATACATCCCCATTGCAACTCTTCTTCTCTTTTGTCCATAACTTTGACAAAGTTTTTCTTGAAATTGAATTAGTGCTTCAAGCATTCTATCATTAATAATCAATCCTTTTGCTAAAAACCCAAAAATAAACGGTCTTATTTGGGACATTTTATTGTCCACTAAAATTTCACCATAGCACTTTTTGAAATCTCCTTTTTTTGAAAAAAAATCATAATAAGGAATTTCTCCAAAAAGATACGTTTTTATTTGACGAGCAAGTCCAGTATAAGACCACAAATCTGGTCTATTTGTATCATTAAATTCTATTTTGATTTTTCCTGAATTTTCATCAAAACCATCAAATTCTGCTTTAAATGGTTCAAGTAATTCTGAAATCTCTAAATTTGTAAAATTTTTTCCTATTTTATCTAAAAAAAGATTTTTGTAAATTTCTACCTTTGGCATCTTCTCTTTCCTCGCCTTAAAACAACATCACCAATATCATAAGTAAAAAGATCTCTTAAATCATTTAGGCCTAAGTGCATTAAAGCCATTCTATCTATTCCAATTCCCCAAGCAATAACAGGAAAATCAATGCCTAAGGGTTTTGTAACTTCTGGCCTAAAAATTCCACTTCCTCCAAGCTCAAACCAGCCAAGAACAGGATGTTTTACATGTATTTCAATCGATGGTTCAGTAAAAGGAAAATATGCGGGAACATATTTAACTTCTGTAGCGCCCGCAAACTCTTTGGCAAAAATTTCAAGAAGGCCTAGCAAAGTTTTAATACTAACACCATCCTCAATAACAATCCCCTCGGTTTGATAAAAATCGACTCCGTGAGTTGCATCTACTTGATCATATCTAAAACATCTAATAACTCCAAAATATCTGCTTGGATTTTTGGCATTAATTAATTGTTTTGCAGAAAGAACGGTGCCATGGGTTCTTAAAACCAATCTCTTGGAAAGATCCTCACTAAAGCTATATCTCCAACCTCTTGAGCCTGTTGCATATCCTGTTTCATGAGCTAATTTTACATTAGAAAAATAAGGTTCGGGTAAAGATTTTTGCATACTGGGATCTGCAATGTAATAAACATCCTTAATATCACGAGAAGGATGAAATTGGGGCATAAAAAGAGCATCGTTGTTGAAAAATTCTGTTTCTATCAAAGGACCGTCAAACTCTTCAAAACCAAGCCCTACCAATTTGTCTTTAATTTTAGAAACATAATCTAAATAAGAATTAAAGCGCCCAATAAAAATTTTAGCTGATGGAACATGAATATTATAAGCTCTAAATTTTTTATTCTCATAAGTCTTATTTTTTAAAATTTCAGGAGTAAGCTTAGTAATCTCATCTCCTGTTAATTTGTTTTTCATTAAAAAATTTTTGACTTCCAATCCAAAACCAGATAATCTAAAAGTTAAATCAAGTTTTTCTGTTATTTTAAAAAATACAGAATCTGCTCCTTTTTTCTTAGCAAAATTTGATATTAATGAAAGCTCTTCATTTGTTAAACTTTCTCTAAGAAGATCATTGCTTTTTGCTCTTTCTAGCAATACACGTATTTTTTGATAATTGACCTCTATGCCGTCTAAACAATTTATAATAATCTGTTTATTCAAATCAAGAGAAAGAATGCCCTCTTTTAATAAATTTCCAAACGCTTTGCCCACTTCTTTAACATCAAGATCAAGCTCTAAGGCTAAATTTGAAGCAAAAACTGCCTTTCGAGATACCAGGTTTATTATTTTTTCCTCAACAAATCCAGCTGTTAAAGCGCTAAGGCCTCTTTCTGTTGCTTTATAAAATACATTTAATTTCCTACAAGTCTCTTCAATAATCTTTTTAGAATTTAACCATTCAATTGTTTTGTTTGCCTGACCTTCATTAAACCCTAATTTTTCAATAATAATTGAAGCAGAAATATCATCCTCTTCTCCATTGTTTAAAATTATTTTCATCTCAAGAGGATGTAATGTTTTTATTAAATTTAAATCTGACTTCATAAATATAACCCTTAATCACCTTTGTTGCTTATACCAAGCTCTAAAATAAGTTCAACTTCCCCAATAGATAATTTAGTAGCTCTAGAAATTTCTTCAGCACTCCACCCCTGTCTCATTAATTTTATTACAGAATTCCTAACAGTTTCATTATTAAGACCAACATTATCTTGATATTTAGAATCTGTTTTGACAAGAATACCAAGAGTTTTTATTCTCTCTTCTGCTGCAATATTTAAATTCTCTAACCTTGTTTCAGATTTCACTACCTTTTCTCTCATAGTTAAAGTATTTTTTAACCTATTTTCAATATCTAAGAGCATTTCCCTTAAATTCTGAGCATTAATCAATACTTCTTCTGAAAGCCCTTTGTTTAATAAAAGATTCGAAACAGCATTTTCCATATCCTTTAGATTGTTCTGAAACTTAGCACTCTCTTTACTTAAAGTATTAAATCTTTTCTCCATTTCATTTATTAAATCAAAGTTTTTATCAACGGACTCTATAGTACTCTTTAATATACCCTCTTTATTGCTAATTCTTTCATAATTATCAAGAATATTTCTCTGTTCGTCAGCTATATCTTTTATTTTAGCTTTATAAATTTGCATTTCATCATAAGATTCGATTAAACTCTTATATCTACTATCAAATGAAGAGTAAAATTCAAAGAATCTATTAAAATCATTCTTAATATCTTTAATAGATTCTTGTTCTAACTTCAACTCATTAAAAGTTTCAATAATACCTAATGTTTCTTTTTGAATATTATAGAATTCCTTGTTAACGTTTTCAAAATTATTTTTATATTCTTGAGCAAGATCTATCTCATTTTTTAAAGTTTCCCATAATTTTTCCAACTTCTCCTTAAGAGAATAAGCCTCTAAAAATATAGAATTATTTTTTTCAAGCTCAGCATCTAGTTTCTTAAAATTTTCAATTTGAAAATTTATTTTATCATAACTATCTTCAAATTCTTTTCTCAAGTCAGATTTATATTCAACCAAATTGTCTTTAGCTTCACTAATAAATTTATTAAATTCAGTATCACAATTTAATATTTTAGATTCAAGTTCTAAAACATTAGTATCAACTTCTTTCAATAATTCTTTATAATTTTTCTTGAACTCAACCTCAAATTTATCAATTTGTTCTTGCAAATCATTCTTTACAGTTTCAATCTCCAACGTTGAATGTTTTAAACTTTTTTTAAGCTCATCTTCAAGTAAGCCAAACTCTGATTTTATAGATTTAGAAAACGCATTATATTCATTCTCAATTGATGCCTCAATATTATTTCTATATAAACCAATTTTTTCAGAAAATTCTGAAATATTTTTATGCATTAATTCAATTTGACCTTCAAAGCTTTCTTTATCACTAGAAATTACATCAATCATTTCCCGTCTTACTTTATCAAGATTAGAAGACAAGGTTGTAAACTCATTCTCTAATTTTTGATTAAGCTCAAAAATCCTATCTTCAAGGCTCTTTTGTTGATCTAAAAATTTCACTTCTGCTTGAATTAAGATGTCTTCGGTTTTCTTATTAACCCTTTCGTCTATCTTTTCTACTTTAAAATCAACAAATTTTTCAAGATCTAAAACTTTAAGATTTAATGACTCACCAATATTTTTAAAATCAAGATTAACTGATTGTTCAATTTTTTTAGCCTCGCTTTGCAAATTGCCAAAAATCTCTTCAGCCTTAATCTCAAGGCTATCTTTAAAAGATTCTAAACCAATCTTAACATTAAGAATATCATTCTCAAATGATTTAATTTCAAGTTCAGCAAGACTTATTTTTTTTTCTATTGTACTATAAGATTTTTCTTGCCAATTTTTTACATCATCTTTAATATTTAAAAACCAAGAATCAATAATATTTTGCCTATTATTTACAAAATCAATAAATTCATCTACCCTTCCAGTAATATTAGTTTCCATTAAAGCTATCTCACTCTCCATATCTTTTTTTTTAGAAGAAAATTCCTTAGTAAAATCTAAATAAAAATTTTCTTTATCATTTTTCATTTTTTGTTCAATATCTAGGCGGAAACTTTGAATAAGTTCTGTTTTATTTTCTAGATTTTTAGACAAATCATATTCTAAATTTTGAATTTTATCATTATACGAAGCAACAAAGTTTTCTAAAGAATATTTAAGCTCTTCACCTCTAATTTTCAAATCTTTAAAAAAATCTTCTTCTAATAGCTTAAGATGAGATGAAACATTATGATAAGACTCTTCTTTCAATCTAATAACATCTTTTTCAATATTATTTAAATCAGATTCAAGATTTTTAAGATTTTTCAGTTGAGATTCAAGTTCAAAAATCATCTCTTTATTTGAATCCTTAAACTCTTCACTTAAAGTTGCAATATGAGAATTCAATCTCTCTAAAAACTCATCGTACACATCAGCATACTTTTTCTCAAGCCCATCATATTGACTTAAAGCTAAATTATCAATGGCTTTAATTTTATCATCAATTTTACTCTCCAAATTCAATTGCCCTTCATTACACCTTTCTTCAAGTTCAATATACTTAAGATTAAAATCATTGGCTATTTTATCAATACACCCATTCACTTTATCATTCAAATTTTTCTCTATGCTATCAAAAGTATTTTCAATTGATTTTAAAGAATCGATTCTCTTATGAATTTCATTTTCATACTTTACAATGTCATCATCAATTAAAGTGTTTACCTTTTTTATACAAACCTCAAAATGATTTTTTATATTCTCTTCAACACTTCCTTTAATCTCTCCAAATTGAGAATTTATAATACCGTAACAATCTTGAATTTTATCTCTCAATTCTTTTTCAAACTCTAAAATATCTTTTGATCTTCGCTCTATTATCTCAAAATTATGATCCATTTCAGAAATCTTAATTTGTAAATTTTCATCATTTATTGTAAGTGTTTTATAAATTTCATCTCTAATTTTTGAAATAGCTCCCTCACTTTCAATTAAAAACGTAGAATACCTCTCTTCAAAATTACTCTCAATAAGTTTAAATCTTTCCTTATAAAGATCGTTTAAAAACTCAGACTTACTCTCAATATTATTTTTAAGATCATTTGTTATCTCTCCAAATCTCTCTTTTGCTTGCATAATATCACTATCAATAGTTTTCCTATAATCAATTGCTTCCTCTAATCTAGATTTATAATACTGTTCAATCTCTTTAACAAACTCACTAATTCTTGCCTCTCCATCATCTGTTAGATCTTTAACTTTTAATTCAAATTTTTCAACTTGATATTTTGATACATCAAAAGATTCCTTAAGTTTTTGAAGATTTTCATCCATACCTTTGCTAAGATTATCTATTCTATCTGTCAATCTTCTATTTATATTTTCAATCTCATGCATTATTTCATTTTCAAGTTTACTAGAAATATTTTCTGAGTACCCTCTATAATTAGATATCACTTCATTATATTTTCCATTAATTTCTTTATTTATATCATTAAACTTTACACTAAGGGAATCAAGAGTAATATCTATATTGGCCTGAAAAGACGCAATATCGGTTCTTTTATCCTGCAGCAAGCTATCAACCTCTTTAACAAATTCCTCTGAATTGTTTAAAACTACAGCAAACTTTTTTGACAAATTTTCCTCAAGTTCTCTAGTCTCTTTATTAAAATGATTCATTATATCTTGTAAAAGCTCGTCAGAATATATAGCGCCTTGATTTCTAAACTCATCTATTTTTTCAAGGTAATAACTCTCAAGGCTTTCTATGGAAAATTTAAGCTCTTTAATTTTTGTAGTCACCTCAGAATCTATTAAATCCAAATCCACTTTACCCGAAGATAATAAATTCTCAATTTTAACAGTTATTTCGTTTAATTTGCTTTGCCAATCACTAAGCTTACTGTCTACTTCATTGTTAATTAAATCTTTCCTATTTAAAATATCTTTAGAGATTCTATCTAAAAAATCATCAATTTGCTTTTGATTGTCTGATTTTATATTAGAGACAATTTGCAGCTTTGATTCAATAAATTCATTAAGATCGGATTTAAAATTATTTAAAATATCTTCTGATTCAATTTTGAAATCTTTTAATTTATAATCACATTCTTCAATCTTACTTATAACAAAATTATTTTTATCATCAAATTTTTTGTTCAAATCCTCAAGCATAAATACACTTTTATCTTTAATTATTTCTGTTTGCCTATTAATAAATTCTTTAATTCCTAATATAGCCTCGTCACTTTGTGCATATGACATATCTTTTAATTCTTTATATTTTTCTATTACTAAACTCTCAATATCGCCTGTTTTTAACAAAACATATTCTATTCTATCGTTAACATCTCTTTCTAGATTTTCTATTTTTAAAGTAGCAGATGAAAGTAGCTCTTCACTAGAGATCTTAATATCAAGCAATGATTTATTTAAAGCAATAAGCTCATCCTTCCAACTACCATGAATGTCAATAGCTTTCTTTTGAATATGATCTGAAAGATCATTAAAAACATTCTCACTAAGTTCTATTCCCTTGTCTTTTTGAATCTGAATTAAACTTAAAAATTCTTCATTTGTTTTATTTATTTGAGATTCAATATTTTTTAAATTAGAATCCATCTCACCTTGCCACTTTGAATATTGAAGCTTACTTTCTTCTAGCTTACTAACAAAATTATTTACCTCATCGGAATAACGATTCTTAAACTCTACTATATTTTTATCAATTTCATCTTTAATATTAATTAAATTGGTATTAAAATCTCTCTTTAAAATCTCTTGATTTTCTCCAAACATATTACACAAAGATTCAATTTCATTTTCTAATTTCTTGTTTAAATCTTGAAATTCTCGACAATTATTAATTGCTTCTTGAGAGAGCGTTTCAAATTTCTCACCATAAACTAAAGAAAACTCATCCATTTCTGCCGTTAATTTATCTTTAAAGCCTTTATATTTAGATTCCATTTGATCTTCAAATTTAGAGCTACTAGAATCTAAAGATTCAAAAAGAGTAGTGTACTTGGCATTTATATTATCAGTTAAATTTGAATAATTATTATTAAACCTGCCATCAATTTCTTGGAAATTAGAAATCAAATTATCATTAAGCTTAATAAGCTTTTCTTGAATATTTGAATCAACATCTAAAAGTTGAGATTCTAATTGCCTTTTAAGTTGATTAATATCATCTTTAAAACTTTCACTAAATATTTCAATGTCTGACCCAAACTTATTTTTAAATTCAAGATATATTTCATTAGAATCGTCCTCAAGCTTCTTAATCAAAGAGATGGCACCTGCTTGAACACTTTCCATTTTAGAATTTAAATCTAACAAACTAAGCTCTACCCTTTCTCTAATATTCTTATCAACTTGGCTTATTTTATCTTCATAGTCCTCATAAATATTTTTAAGATTCAGCTCAACTTGAGATCTAAATTTATCAAAAACATCATCAACCTGCTCCTCATACTTTCCCATCTCTATTCGTATTGACTCCTCAAGTGAATTAATTCTTGAATAAACATTGTCCTTGAAAGAAGAACTCATAGAAGAAATTTCATTGTCCACTAAAATCAATTTATCCTCAAGTTTATCTTGAATTTCCCTAGAACGATCATCAACGTATGTGAAAATATCTTTAAATTTATTTTCTAATTCCTCATTCAGTCTATTTAAAATAAAATCTTCTTTCTCATTAATTTTATTCTTTACGTTATCCATAATAAGCTCTATAGAATCTTCTATTAACTTATATTTGTTTTCATAAAAAATAAAAGAACTTTCTATCTCTTTATTATATTTACCAATATTAAATTCAACCTTTTCAAGAAAATCATTAAATTCTAAATCTAATTTCTCATTACCCTTATATAAAATATCCTTTTTTCT
Protein-coding regions in this window:
- a CDS encoding SpiroCoCo family coiled-coil protein, yielding MIDFATILVNLFLVSIVLFIYRQYDKRSRALDKIKKFIDLAKVNLEDFIEDKTKEINDLAVDMEAYQRSSIEIIKKIDEVQQKIKNKSNDFAEVEKKIAYHDSMLKDLDEMTLKVQENIQRLQVDGKIVDKLSKTLKGFNTQIDSVESNLNSVLEKFEKSNKENLESIKIASWEKFDINIKDLVFKMDNLNREIDLYEKDLANIEERKKDILYKGNEKLDLEFNDFLEKVEFNIGKYNKEIESSFIFYENKYKLIEDSIELIMDNVKNKINEKEDFILNRLNEELENKFKDIFTYVDDRSREIQDKLEDKLILVDNEISSMSSSFKDNVYSRINSLEESIRIEMGKYEEQVDDVFDKFRSQVELNLKNIYEDYEDKISQVDKNIRERVELSLLDLNSKMESVQAGAISLIKKLEDDSNEIYLEFKNKFGSDIEIFSESFKDDINQLKRQLESQLLDVDSNIQEKLIKLNDNLISNFQEIDGRFNNNYSNLTDNINAKYTTLFESLDSSSSKFEDQMESKYKGFKDKLTAEMDEFSLVYGEKFETLSQEAINNCREFQDLNKKLENEIESLCNMFGENQEILKRDFNTNLINIKDEIDKNIVEFKNRYSDEVNNFVSKLEESKLQYSKWQGEMDSNLKNIESQINKTNEEFLSLIQIQKDKGIELSENVFNDLSDHIQKKAIDIHGSWKDELIALNKSLLDIKISSEELLSSATLKIENLERDVNDRIEYVLLKTGDIESLVIEKYKELKDMSYAQSDEAILGIKEFINRQTEIIKDKSVFMLEDLNKKFDDKNNFVISKIEECDYKLKDFKIESEDILNNFKSDLNEFIESKLQIVSNIKSDNQKQIDDFLDRISKDILNRKDLINNEVDSKLSDWQSKLNEITVKIENLLSSGKVDLDLIDSEVTTKIKELKFSIESLESYYLEKIDEFRNQGAIYSDELLQDIMNHFNKETRELEENLSKKFAVVLNNSEEFVKEVDSLLQDKRTDIASFQANIDITLDSLSVKFNDINKEINGKYNEVISNYRGYSENISSKLENEIMHEIENINRRLTDRIDNLSKGMDENLQKLKESFDVSKYQVEKFELKVKDLTDDGEARISEFVKEIEQYYKSRLEEAIDYRKTIDSDIMQAKERFGEITNDLKNNIESKSEFLNDLYKERFKLIESNFEERYSTFLIESEGAISKIRDEIYKTLTINDENLQIKISEMDHNFEIIERRSKDILEFEKELRDKIQDCYGIINSQFGEIKGSVEENIKNHFEVCIKKVNTLIDDDIVKYENEIHKRIDSLKSIENTFDSIEKNLNDKVNGCIDKIANDFNLKYIELEERCNEGQLNLESKIDDKIKAIDNLALSQYDGLEKKYADVYDEFLERLNSHIATLSEEFKDSNKEMIFELESQLKNLKNLESDLNNIEKDVIRLKEESYHNVSSHLKLLEEDFFKDLKIRGEELKYSLENFVASYNDKIQNLEYDLSKNLENKTELIQSFRLDIEQKMKNDKENFYLDFTKEFSSKKKDMESEIALMETNITGRVDEFIDFVNNRQNIIDSWFLNIKDDVKNWQEKSYSTIEKKISLAELEIKSFENDILNVKIGLESFKDSLEIKAEEIFGNLQSEAKKIEQSVNLDFKNIGESLNLKVLDLEKFVDFKVEKIDERVNKKTEDILIQAEVKFLDQQKSLEDRIFELNQKLENEFTTLSSNLDKVRREMIDVISSDKESFEGQIELMHKNISEFSEKIGLYRNNIEASIENEYNAFSKSIKSEFGLLEDELKKSLKHSTLEIETVKNDLQEQIDKFEVEFKKNYKELLKEVDTNVLELESKILNCDTEFNKFISEAKDNLVEYKSDLRKEFEDSYDKINFQIENFKKLDAELEKNNSIFLEAYSLKEKLEKLWETLKNEIDLAQEYKNNFENVNKEFYNIQKETLGIIETFNELKLEQESIKDIKNDFNRFFEFYSSFDSRYKSLIESYDEMQIYKAKIKDIADEQRNILDNYERISNKEGILKSTIESVDKNFDLINEMEKRFNTLSKESAKFQNNLKDMENAVSNLLLNKGLSEEVLINAQNLREMLLDIENRLKNTLTMREKVVKSETRLENLNIAAEERIKTLGILVKTDSKYQDNVGLNNETVRNSVIKLMRQGWSAEEISRATKLSIGEVELILELGISNKGD
- the pheT gene encoding phenylalanine--tRNA ligase subunit beta, encoding MPKVEIYKNLFLDKIGKNFTNLEISELLEPFKAEFDGFDENSGKIKIEFNDTNRPDLWSYTGLARQIKTYLFGEIPYYDFFSKKGDFKKCYGEILVDNKMSQIRPFIFGFLAKGLIINDRMLEALIQFQEKLCQSYGQKRRRVAMGMYNSNFIKFPISYVASSPNHKFVPLGMDCELSLLEINEKHPKGLEYSYIVKNFDKYPLLLDNNNKVVSYPPIINSNNIGSLKVGDTDLFVEVTGIDFEATLLALSIVACDFYDMGFEILPVKTVFREPFGLDFEELVCPYYFQEEVEFDVKNVNRLLGTNLTLERICLNLKKMGVSSYSRDFKNYIIPPFYRNDFLHEVDVIEDVMIGEGLASFYPELPKAFTIGRLGALEKFSRNVRNLMVGMGFQEMIYNYMGSKKDFIDRMNIDDQNFLKVSNPMTENYEYIRASIIPNLLKSESVSSNFPYPHKIFEVGKVALKNLDAAEGTSTFTNLAFLMSGKEISFNEINSIVATLFYYLNIEINLRESKATFYINGRGADILIEGFNVGSFGEISPYVLNNFGIFIPCSVFEVNINKLMSQS
- the pheS gene encoding phenylalanine--tRNA ligase subunit alpha; amino-acid sequence: MKSDLNLIKTLHPLEMKIILNNGEEDDISASIIIEKLGFNEGQANKTIEWLNSKKIIEETCRKLNVFYKATERGLSALTAGFVEEKIINLVSRKAVFASNLALELDLDVKEVGKAFGNLLKEGILSLDLNKQIIINCLDGIEVNYQKIRVLLERAKSNDLLRESLTNEELSLISNFAKKKGADSVFFKITEKLDLTFRLSGFGLEVKNFLMKNKLTGDEITKLTPEILKNKTYENKKFRAYNIHVPSAKIFIGRFNSYLDYVSKIKDKLVGLGFEEFDGPLIETEFFNNDALFMPQFHPSRDIKDVYYIADPSMQKSLPEPYFSNVKLAHETGYATGSRGWRYSFSEDLSKRLVLRTHGTVLSAKQLINAKNPSRYFGVIRCFRYDQVDATHGVDFYQTEGIVIEDGVSIKTLLGLLEIFAKEFAGATEVKYVPAYFPFTEPSIEIHVKHPVLGWFELGGSGIFRPEVTKPLGIDFPVIAWGIGIDRMALMHLGLNDLRDLFTYDIGDVVLRRGKRRCQR